A region of the Streptomyces durocortorensis genome:
TGCGTGAAGTACGTGTCGTACGCGACGTACACCACCAGGCCGATGAGCGACCACACCAACTGCTGGCCGGTGTAAGCGGCGTTGAACCCGCTGTCCCCGCCCCCGTCGACGTCGACCGCGCCGCCCCACGGCAGCGAGATCAGATACAGCGGGATCGAGATGATGAGGAAGTCGATGAGCCGCGCCAGGATGCGCTTGCCGGGCTCGGCCAGCGGCGGCATCCCGGCCAGCGGGTCGGGCGCCCCGAAGCCGCCGCCGCTGCCGTACGGGTCGTTCGGCGGCGGGGGCGGCGGAGGGGGCGGTGTACTGCCGTACGGCTGACCGTCGGACGGCGGCGGGGGCTCCTGCGGCTTCTTGAGGAACGGATCGTCGTCCTCGGGCGGCTGGCCGGGCGTCGGCTGGTCGTTGCTCATGGGGGCAGTGCATCCCGCCCCACCGGGGCCCGCAACGGCTCAGGTGCGTTCGGGGGACGCGCAGCGGCATACGAGTCTAAACAGGTTTGCCGCCGCCCGCCCGGCCACGCTCTTCCGGAACGCGGTCAGCCGGTCAGCCTGTCAGCCGGCGACGAAGGTGCGGGCCGCCTTGTCGTGCCAGCACTGGCGCCAGGGGCGGTCGAACAGGCACCAGAGCACGTTGACCACCCCGAGGGCGAGGACGCCCAGCACGCCGTAGACGAGCCAGCGGCGCAGGGCCGCGCCCAGCGAGGGCGTGTCGTGGGACTCGATGTCCCGTACGTCGAGCCCGAAGAGCTTCTTGCCCAGCGTCCGGCCCCACTTGGCGGTGGGCAGCGCCTCCAGGAGGAAGCCGAGGAGCAGGAACGCACCGAGCACGGCACCCAGCAGCGCCCCGGTGGTGGCGTCCAGCAGCCAGACGGTGACGGTCTCTCCTGTCCGCTCCGCCGCGGTGATCTTCCGGTCGATGTGATCGAGCGCCTGCGCGGTCAGCGGTACGGCCACCGCCCCGACGGCCGCGCCGAGCACGAGGTTGTCGACCAGCCGGGCGGCGAGGCGCTTGCCGAGACCGGCGGGCCGGGCCGAGGCCTGCGAGCGGGCGAGCTGCTGGAAGGGGTCGTCGACCGGCGGCTTCCAGGGCACGACGGGCTGCTGGTCGGCGCCGGCGCTCTGAGACTGCTGGGGCTGCTGGGGCGCCTGCCGCGGGTCGGGCTGGGCCAGTTGGTGGACCTGCTGCGCCCAGGAGGCCGATCCGCCGCCGGGCCCGGGGGTCAGGGGGGAATGCAGAGCGGCCGGGGCCGGCTCGGGGGCGGTGGACGAGGCCGGGGCCGGCGTCGGGGCAGGGGCGGGAGCAGGGACCTGGACCGGGCCCTGGAGCGGGCCGTGGGGTGTCGCGGGCGGGGCCGGGGCCGGGGTCGGGGCCTGCGAGGTCGTCGGGTTCGGGGCGGCCGGGGCGTTCCGGGCCGCCGGAATGGGCTGCGGGGCCTGCGGTGTCTGCGGGCCCTGTGGGGCGCCGGAGTCCGGCTGTGCGGTCCCGGGGGCCGTGGACCGGCCGCCCGCGCCGGGCGCCCGGATCGTCATCGTGCCCTCGCCGGGGGCGGACCCCGCCTCTTGCCGGTTCGACGGACCGGCCTCGCCGCCCCGGCCGACGGCGCGGATCGTGACGGTGCCCTCGGTGGGCGGGCGCGACCCGGCCGGGCCGGGGGCCCGGTCGCCGCCGTCCCGCATCCCCGGCAGGGCCCCGCCGGTCGGGTCCTGCGCCACGGAACCGCGCGGGTCGACGGGCGGCGAAGCGGCGGCCGCCCTCGGGTCCGCGGGCCGACCGGGCTGCGACGCCGGGGCCCCGGGCTCCGGCGTCGCACCGCCCCAGGAGACCCGACGGTCCCGTTCGCCGCCGAAGCCGGTCTGCCGGGCGGTGTCCGCCTGCCAGACGGACGCGGCCTCCGGGCCGTCCGGCCCGGCCGGGCCGGAGGCGCCGGAAGGGCCGGAGGATGCCGGGGCCGCGTCGTCCTCCTCGTCGAAGAAGATCGGACCGGTCTCGTCCGCGGGGGTCACGGGAGCCGCGGGAGTCATGGGAGCCGACGGAGTCGCCGGTGCCGGGGCCGGGGCCTGGGCCTGGGCCTGAGGACTTCCCGGGGAGCCCGGGGCGGCCTGCTGGGGCGCGGGGCGGCTCGTACCGGGGACCCAGGACGCACCGTTCCAGTACCGGACGTATCCGGGGATGGACGGGTCGGGGTAGTAGCCCTCGCGGGGGCTTTCGTCACCGGGTGCCGGAGTTGGCGCGCTCATCAGCGGGTCCCGTATCTCTTCGAGGCCTCAGGCCGTCCCCGCCGGGCGGGCGGACGGCCTCAATACAAGGGTCCACATCTATCAGACAGCCGCCCGCCCCCGGGCCGGTCCGCCTGTTTGGGACCACTTTCGAGATGACCCGAAGTTTTTTTGAGAAGTCGCGTAATAGGTGGCGGGGAGGGCGCTCTCTCCTTGTGCGGGACGGTCACGGGACCGGCCCACGAGCACCGGAAGGTCGTGCATTCTCATGATGAACATCGTGGAACGTGAGCTGGAGCTGAAGCTCGTCCTGTCCCCCGAGCGGTCCATCCCCGTACCCGCCCGGCTGACGTATCGCACCGACGACCCCTACGCCGTGCACGTCGCCTTCCACATCGGCTCCGAGTCGCCCGTGCACTGGACGTTCGCCCGGGAGCTGCTGGTGGAGGGCGTGTTCCGGCCGTGCGGGCACGGGGACGTACGGATCTGGCCGACGAAGGTCGCGGGCCGCAGCGTGATCTGCGTGGCCCTGACCTCCCCCGACGGCAACGCCCTCCTCGAAGTGCCCTCGGCCGCCGTGGCCGCGTGGGTCGAGCGGACGCTGCGGGTGGTGCCGCCGGGCACCGAGAGCGACCGGCTCGGCATCGACGAGGCACTCGCGGAGCTGCTGGCCCCGCTGCCCGCCGACGACCTGTGGCTGGGCGACCCGTGGTCGGCGGACGAGACGCCGTCGCAGGACGGTGAGGCGTGAGGACCCTCGTAGGAAGCGGGTGTCAGAAGAGCTTGCCGGGGTTGAGGAGGCCGAGCGGGTCGAAGGCGGCCTTGATGGAGCGCTGGAGCTCGATGCCGGTCTCCCCCAGTTCGCGGGCGAGCCACTCCTTCTTGAGGACACCGACGCCGTGTTCGCCGGTGATGGTTCCGCCGAGCTCCAGGCCGAGCGCCATGATCGCGTCGAAGGACTCCCTGGCCCGGCGGGACTCGTCGGGGTCGGCGTGGTCGAAGCAGACGACGGGGTGGGTGTTGCCGTCGCCCGCGTGGGCACAGACGCCGATGGTGAGGTCGTACTCCTCGGCGATGGCTGCCGTGCCCGCGAGCATCGCGCCGAGCTGCGAGCGCGGGACGCAGACGTCGTCGATCATCGTGGCGGACTTGACGGTCTCCAGCGCGGTGAGCGACATCCGGCGGGCCTGGAGGAGGAGTTCGGACTCGGCCGGATTGTCGGCCGGGACGACTTCGGTGGCCCCGGCGGCGGTGCACAGCTCCCCGACGGCGGCGAGGTCCGCCGACGGTTCGGGGGTGTCGAAGGCACAGAGCAGCAGGGCCTCGGTGGACTCGGGCAGGCCCATGGAGGCGAGCTGGTTGACGGCACGCACGGTTGTCCGGTCCATCAGTTCGAGGAGTGACGGGGTGTGACCGCGCTCCATGATCCGGCACACAGCGTCACAGGCAGTGGCCGCCGAGGGGAACTCGGCGGCGAGGACGAGCTGCTGCGGCGGCTGCGGTTTGAGCGCTAGGACGGCCTTGACGACGATCCCGAGACTGCCCTCGGAGCCGACGAAGAGCCGGGTGAGGTCATAGCCGGCGACGCCCTTGGCGGTGCGGCGGCCGGTGGTCAGGAGCCGCCCGTCGGCGAGGACGGCCTCCAGGCCCAGGACGTATTCGGCGGTGACCCCGTACTTCACGCAGCACAGGCCGCCGGACGCGGTGCCGATGTTGCCGCCGATGGTGCACGTCTCCCAGCTGGAGGGGTCCGGCGGGTAGTACAGCCCGTGTTCGCCGACCGCGCGTGAGAGCACCGCGTTGATGACGCCCGGCTCGACGACGGCGATCCGGTCGACCGGGCTGATCTCCAGGATTCGGTCCATCTTGACCAGCGAGAGCACGATGCAGCCGTCCGAGGCGTTGGCCGCGCCGGACAGGCCGGTACGGGCGCCCTGCGGGACGACCGGGACGCGCAGCGCGGTCGCGGTGCGCATGACGTGCTGGACCTGCTCGACCGTGCGCGGGAGGACGACGACGGCCGGGGCGCCCGCCTCGCAGAAGCTCGCCATGTCGTTCGCGTAGGACGCGGTGACGTCCGGATCGGTGATCAGGGCCTCGGGAGGCAGTCCCGCGCGCAGCCGTTCGAGGAGATCGCTCATGATCCAAGCGTGTCACCCGGGGCCAATGGTGTGAACCCGTATGCGCCAGCGATCCCAAGGCGCGGTGTGCTCGTATGACTGACGCACAGTGATGGCCATGGATGTCATGCCCCAGCAGGATCCCGAGTCCCGCCGGCCGCCCGAGCCGTCCCCGCACGACCCCCACGTGATGCCCGCCGAAGGCGCCACCGCCGTACCGCAGCCTCCTCCCAGTCTGCGGACCACCCTGCGCCGGGCCGCGCTCGGGGCGGTCGCCGCGGGGGTGCTGCTGGCCGGGGCGCTGGTGGCGGTACCGGACGGGAAGGACGACGGCCCGAAGGAGCCGGGGCCGGTCGAGCGGGCCGAGGCGGCGGCCGCCGCGGGCTCCCCCGCCGCGCTCTCGGACCTCACGGCGCTGATCGGGGACCGGCAGAAGTGGGTGGAGTCGCACCCCTCCGACGCCCCGTCCTGGGCGACGCTCGGCACGGCGTACGTGGAGTGGGCGCGGCGCTCGGCGGACCCGGCGTACTACGCCCGCGCCGAGCAGGCCCTGAAGCGGTCGCTGGAGGTCCGGCCGGGCGAGGACGGCAACGGGGAGGCGTGGGTGGGGCTCGCGGCGCTGGCCAACGCCCGGCACGACTTCCTCGCGGCGAAGCGGTGGGGCGAGACCGTGCGGAAGCAGCAGCCGAAGACCTGGAGCGTGTACCCCGTCCTCATCGACGCGTACACCGGGCTCGGCGACCGCAAGGCGGCGACCGCGGCGACGGAGAAGTTCGGCGAGCTGCGCAAGGGCGTCCCGGCGCTGGCCCGCACCGCCGAGCTGTACCGGGGCCAGGGCTGGCGCGAGGACGCCCTGGCCACCGCCCGGGAGGCGGCGGACCGGGCGACCACGCCCGCCGAGAAGGCCGAGGCGCTGCACCGTCTTGGCGAGCTGGCCTGGGAGCGGGGCGAGCCGGCGGAGGCGGTGGCGCAGTTCGACGCGGCGCTGAGCACGGAGGCCGGTCATCACGCGTCGCTGGCCGGGAAGGCCCGGGCCCTGGTGGCGCTGGACCGCACCGACGAGGCGCTGGCCGCGTACCAGAGCGCGATCGAGAGGCTGCCGCGCCCGGAGTACGTCCTCGAACTGGGCGAGCTGTACGAGGCGCAGGGCCTGGACGGGGATGCCCGCAGCCAGTACACGAAGCTGCGGGAGATGGTGGCCGCGGCGAAGAAGGCCGGGGTCGACGAGTCGCTGCTGCTGGCCCGGTTCGAGAGCGATCACGGCGACCCGGAGGCGGCGGTGGAGCTGCTGCGCGCCCAGTGGCGGGCGCAGCACCGCAGTGCGGCGGTGGCGGACGCGCTGGGCTGGGCGCTGCACCGGGCGGGCAGTTCGCAGGAGGGCCTGGAGTACGCGGCACAGGCCGTGGGCACGGGCGTGCGGAACGCCTCGTACGCGTACCACCTGGGCGTGATCCAGCGGGAGCTGGGGGACTACGGTCCGGCCCGCCGCCATCTGGAGGAGGCCCTGCGCACCAATCCGGCGTTCTCGCCGCTGGCCGCGCCGCTGGCGAAGCAGGCCCTGGAGACGCTCGGCGACCCGCCGCCGGGCGGCCCCGGCGTCATGTGGGCGCCCCCGCAGCCGCCCGCCCCCGAGCCGAAGCCGAAGACGGAGCCGAAGACGGAGACGGAGACGAAGAAGACCGAGGCCCCGGCTCCGGCTCCCTCGAAGTCCCCGGACCCGGCCCCCTCCCCGTCGGCTTCGGCATCCGCTTCGGCATCCGTTTCGAAGAGTCCGTGAGGCGGACGGCGCAACGGTGAACGCCGCCGCGGTCCGGGGTACTGCCCCGGGCCGCGGCGGCGTTCTGCACCGGCAGCGCGGATCAGAGGTTGCCGCGCTTGGCCTGCTCGCGCTCGATCGCCTCGAACAGGGCCTTGAAGTTGCCCTTGCCGAAGCCCATGGAGCCGTGGCGCTCGATCATCTCGAAGAAGACGGTCGGGCGGTCCTGGACCGGCTTGGTGAAGATCTGGAGCAGGTAGCCGTCCTCGTCGCGGTCGACGAGGATCTTCAGCTCGCGCAGGGTCTCCACGGGCACCCGGGTCTCGCCCGCCCACTCGCCGAGCGTGTCGTAGTAGGAGTCGGGGACGTCCAGGAACCGGACGCCCGCGGCCCGCATGGTGCGCACCGTCGAGACGATGTCGTTGGTGGCGAGCGCCAGGTGCTGGACGCCGGGGCCGCCGTAGAACTCCAGGTATTCGTCGATCTGCGACTTCTTCTTCGCGATCGCCGGTTCGTTGATCGGGAACTTCACCTTCTTGGTGCCGTCGGCCACGACCTTGGACATCAGGGCCGAGTACTCGGTCGCGATGTCGTCGCCCACGAACTCCTTCATGTTCGTGAAGCCCATGACCTCGTTGTAGAAGGCGCACCACTCGTTCATCTTGCCGAGCTCGACGTTGCCGACGCAGTGGTCGATGGCCTGGAAGGTGCGCTTTGCGGGCGGCTCGACCATCGGGTCGGCGGCGACGTAGCCGGGGAGGTAGGGGCCGTCGTAGCCGGAGCGCTCCACCAGGGTGTGGCGGGTCTCGCCGTACGTGGCGATGGCGGCGAGGACGACGGTGCCGTTCTCGTCCTTGACCTCGTGCGGCTCGGTGATGCCCCGGGCGCCGTGCTCGACGGCGTACGCGTAGGCCGCGCGGGCGTCCGGGACCTCGATCGCGAGGTCGATGACCCCGTCGCCGTGCGCGGCGACGTGGTCGGCGAGGAACGTGCCCCACTCGGTGGAGGCCTTGATCACCGAGGTGAACACGAAGCGGGCGGCGCCGTTGGTCAGGACGTAACTCGCGGTCTCGCGGCTGCCGTTCTCCGGTCCGGAGTAGGCGACCAGTTTCATGCCGAAGGCGGTCGAGTAGTAGTGCGCGGCCTGCTTGGCGTTGCCCACGGCGAAGACGACCGCGTCCATTCCCTTGACCGGGAAGGGGTCGGCCTGCCGGGCGGTTTCGGGGCTGGTGTGCAGAGTCTCAGTCATGTTCGAAGGCTCTCCCCACATCGCAAGGTGCGCAATAGTTCGCGTATTCACTGGTCAATCTGCCCAGTCCATCGCCATGATGGCCGGGCTATCTGTACAGGCTGACCATCGAAGGCGGGATCATGGCGATCGATCATCTGGACGGGCGGCTCATCGTGCTCCTGGCACGCGAACCGCGGATCGGTGTCCTCGAAGCCTCCCGGCGGCTCGGGGTGGCGCGCGGGACCGTGCAGGCGCGGCTGGACCGCCTTCAGTCGAATGGCGTCATCCGGGGTTTCGGCCCGGACGTCGATCCGGCGGCACTCGGCTATCCGGTCACCGCGTTCGCCACGCTGGAGATCAAGCAGGGCCAAGGGGCCGACGTACGGGCCCATTTGGGCGGGGTGCCGGAGGTGCTGGAGCTGCACACCACCACCGGCCACGGAGACATGCTGTGCCGGCTCGTCGCCCGCTCCAACGCCGATCTTCAGCGGGTGATCGACCGGGTTGTCGGATTTGATGGCATTGTCCGGGCCTCCACGGCCATCGTCATGGAGAACCCGGTTCCGCTGCGGATCATCCCGCTGGTGGAACAGGCGGCCGAGGACACCGACTGAGCCGAGGGCCGAGGGCCGAGGACCGACTGAGCCGAGGGAGTGCCGTGTGAGTTTCTGGGAGTATCTGAACACCCGCCACCAGCAGCTCCTGACGGACGCGTTCCAGCACGTCAGCGCGGTCTTCCAGTGCATGGTCATCGCCACCGTGCTGGGCGTGCTCATCGGGGTGGTGAGCTACCGCAGCGGCTGGGGCGGCTCGCTCGCCATCACCTCCACGGCGACGGTCCTCACCATCCCCTCCCTCGCCGCGATCGGTCTGCTGATCCCGCTGGTGGGTCTCGGCGTCGCGCCGACCGTGATCACCCTGACCCTGTACGGACTGCTGCCGATCGTCCGCAACTCCGTCGTCGGGCTGCGGGGCGTCGACCCCTCGCTGGTCGACGCGGCGACGGGCATCGGGATGTCCCGGCTGGCCCGGCTCTGCCGGGTGGAGCTGCCGCTCGCCTGGCCCCCGATCCTGACCGGCATCCGGGTTTCCACCCAGATGCTGATGGGCATCGCCGCCATCGCCGCGTACGCCTCCGGGCCCGGCCTCGGCAACGAGATCTTCCGGGGCATCGCCTCGCTGGGCAGCGCCAACGCGATCAACCAGGTCCTCGCGGGCACGCTGGGCATCGTCGTGCTCGCCCTGCTCTTCGACGCCGCGTACGTCCTGCTGGGGCGGCTGACCATCCCGAGGGGAATCCGTGCCTGAGACCGAGACCGATCCCGCTGTCACGACCGCGGACGGGGCCGCCGCCACCTCCGGGGCCACCATCCATCTGGAGAACCTGACCAAGAGGTACCCGGGCAACCCGAATCCGGCCGTCGACAACGTCTCCATGGACATCAGGGCGGGCGAGACCGTGGTCTTCGTCGGCCCGTCCGGCTGCGGGAAGTCCACAACGCTGAAGATGATCAACCGGCTGATCGAGCCGTCCTCGGGCCGGATCAGGATCGGCGACGAGGACGTCACCGACATCGACCCGGTGAAGCTGCGCCGCAAGATCGGGTACGCCATCCAGTCCTCGGGCCTCTTCCCGCACATGACGGTCGCGGACAACATCGCCCTGGTCCCGAAGATGGTCGGCTGGTCGAAGTCCCGGGTGAAGAACCGGGTGGAGGAGATGCTCGACCTGGTGGGCCTGGACCCGCGCGAGTACCACGGCCGCTATCCGCGCCAGCTCTCCGGCGGGCAGCAGCAGCGCGTGGGCGTGGCGCGGGCGCTGGCCGCCGATCCGCCGGTGCTGCTGATGGACGAGCCGTTCGGGGCGGTCGACCCGATCACCCGCGACCACCTCCAGGACGAGCTGATCCGGCTCCAGCACGAGTTGCACAAGACGATCGTGTTCGTCACCCACGACTTCGACGAGGCGATCAAGCTCGGTGACCGGATCGCGGTACTGCGGGAGCGGTCGCACATCGCACAGTTCGACACCCCCGAGGCGATCCTGACGAACCCGACGGACGACTTCGTCTCCGGCTTCGTCGGCGCGGGCGCGGCCCTCAAGCGCCTCAACCTCACCCGCGTACGGGACGTGGGCATCGCGGACTTCCCGACGGTGACGGTCGAGGACCCGCTCCAGACGATCTTCAACAAGCTGCGCAACGGCCCGCACAACGAGCTGCTGATGCTGGACCGCAGGAACCGCCCGTACAAGTGGCTGCGGCGGGGCGATCTGATGCGGGCGCGCGGTTCGCTGGCGCGGGCCGGGCAGCTGGTGCACGACACGGTGACCCGGGACGCCACGCTGCACGACGCACTTGAGGCGGTGCTGACCGACAGCGGGGGGCGGGTCGCGGTGACCGGGCGGCGCGGCGAGTTCATCGGGGTCGTCGACATGAAGACGCTGATGGACAACGTGCAGGAGCTGCTGGAGGCCGACCGGCTGACCGCCATGGAGCACCAGCACGAGCTGGAAGAGCTGCGCGTCCACCAGACGGAGCAGGAGCTGGAGGGGGGTGGCGGCGGAGTATGAGCCCCAGTCAGCCCTCCGGCTCCGGCAAGGGCCCGGCCGCCCCCACCCGGCCGCCGGGCGAGCACGACGTCAAGGGCCACGCGTTCCACGACGAGGAGAGCGACCCCTCCCCCGCCCCGGCCGCGCCCGCGCGCCGGATCACCTGGCGGAAACTGGCGATGATGCCGGTGGTGCTGGCGGTCATCCTGGTCGTCACCTACGTATGGATCACCAACATCCACCTGGACTCGATCGCGGAGAACTCGCTCTCCGGCGGCAATGTGCAGCTGCGCTGGTGGCAGCACGTACGGCTGACGGCGATCTCCACGTTCTGGGTGCTGATCATCGCGATCCCGCTGGGCATCGCGCTGACCCGGCGGCGGCTGCGGAAGGCCGCCCCGGCGTTCACGGCGCTGGCCAACATCGGGCAGGCGACCCCGGCGATCGGTCTGCTGGCGCTGCTGGTGATCTGGCTGGGCATCGGCCCGCGCACCGCGATCATCGGCATCGTGATCTACGCGGTGCTGCCGGTGCTCTCCAACACGGTGGCCGGTCTGCGGGCGATCGAGCCGAACATGATCGAGGCGGCGCGCGGGATGGGGATGTCCGGCCGGGGCGTCCTGATGAAGGTGGAACTCCCGCTCGCGGTGCCCCTGATCCTGGCGGGAGTACGTACGGCCCTGGTCCTGAACGTGGGCACGGCGACGCTGGCGACGTTCGGCGGGGGCGGCGGGCTGGGTGATCTGATCACCTCGGGCATCCAGACGCAGCGGATGCCGGTGCTGATCATCGGCTCGGTGCTGACCGTGGTGCTGGCGCTCCTGGTGGACTGGCTGGCCTCACTGGCCGAACTGGCGCTGACGCCGCGCGGGCTGGAGGAGCGGTGAGGAAGGCGACGTACGGTATCCGGGTCCTGGCGGCCGCGTCCTTGGTGCTGCTGGTGGGCGGCTGCGGGCTGAAGAGCGGTTCGCCGATGGTGGACGACGTGTCGCCGGGGTCGGTCGGCCGGGGCGAGCCGCTCAAGGGCGCGACGCTGACGGTGACCTCGAAGAACTTCAGCGAGAACATCATCCTCGGCCAGATGACCGGCCTGGTGTTCAAAGCGGCCGGGGCGGAGGTCCTGGACCGGACGAACCTGCCGGGCTCGATCAGCGCCCGCGAGGCCATCATCAACGGCGACGCCGACGCGCAGTGGGACTACACCGGCACCGGCTGGATCACGTTCCTGGGCCACGCGGACCCCATCGACGACCCGCAGGAGCAGTACGAGGCGGTACGGGACGAGGACCGGGGCAATGGGGTCGTGTGGCTGCCGCCCGCCCCGCTGGACAACACGTACGCGCTGGCCATCAGCAAGGAGAACAACGCCCGGTACCGGCTGAGGACCCTCTCGGACGTGGCCGCTCTGGCGAAGAAGGACCCGGGCGCGGTGACGATCTGCGTGGAGAACGAGTTCGCCTCACGCGACGACGGGCTGCCCGGCATGGAGAAGGCGTACGGAATGAGGATCCCGGCGGCCAACATCCAGAAGATGGACGCCGGGATCATCTACACCCAGGTCTCCGAGTCCGACTCCTGCCTGCTGGGCGAGGTGTTCACCACCGACGGCCGGATCAAGGCGATGGACCTGGACGTCCTGGAGGACGACCGGCACTTCTTCCCCAACTACAACGCGTCCCCGGTCATCCACGAGGCCACCTTCGAGAAGTACCCGGTGATCGCGGAGCTGCTGGACCCGCTGGCCCGGAAGCTGACGACCGAGGTC
Encoded here:
- a CDS encoding glycine betaine ABC transporter substrate-binding protein; amino-acid sequence: MVDDVSPGSVGRGEPLKGATLTVTSKNFSENIILGQMTGLVFKAAGAEVLDRTNLPGSISAREAIINGDADAQWDYTGTGWITFLGHADPIDDPQEQYEAVRDEDRGNGVVWLPPAPLDNTYALAISKENNARYRLRTLSDVAALAKKDPGAVTICVENEFASRDDGLPGMEKAYGMRIPAANIQKMDAGIIYTQVSESDSCLLGEVFTTDGRIKAMDLDVLEDDRHFFPNYNASPVIHEATFEKYPVIAELLDPLARKLTTEVAQTLNAKVDVDGEDPHEVAKEWLVEEGFIEEG